The following nucleotide sequence is from Aerosakkonema funiforme FACHB-1375.
CGAAGCAAGCAAATATGGTATTAAAGAGCAGATTTTTATTAATTTTTCTCCCACGGCTGTGTACGACCCAACTACTTGCCTACGCATGACAGTGCGTGCGATTAGCGAAGCCGGGATTCCTCACGATCGGGTTGTTTTTGAAGTGATGGAATCAGAGCAGCCACCAGATATAAATCATTTGATCAAGATTATGAAATTTTACCAGGAAGCTGGATTTTTGATTGCACTTGATGACTTTGGTACAGGTTATTCTAATTTGAATTTAATTCACGAACTACGTCCTGACTTTATCAAGTTGGATAGGCATCTGATTCACAATGTACATCAAGAACCATACAAAGCACTGATTACTGAAAAACTGTTGGAAATAGCCCAACAATTAAATATTAAGACTATTGCTGAAGGTATTGAGCTGACGGAAGAACTGGAATGGGTGCGAGAAAGGGGAGCAAACTTTGCCCAAGGGTTTTTAATTGCCAAACCGATGACGCCACCAGTCAAAGTTACTTCCTACATAGGAAGTGAGCCTATATATTTATCCGCATAGGTAGTTTTTGGGGAAGCTAGTTTTGAGGGGTTCAAGGAACCCCGTTTTTCATGTCTTGGTGCAAAAATTTTTATTTACGGACACACCGACAGCAAAGGAGATGATGCTTACAATGAAAAACTTTCCCAACTCCGAGCCGCCGCAGTCAAATACTATTTGATTAATGTTTTCAAAGTCCAGCCGAATCGACTGCAAACCAAAGGATTTGGCAAAATTAAGCCAATTGCTCCTAATAATAATCCTGATGGCTCCGATAATCCGACTGGTAGGGAAAAGAACAGGCGCGTTGAAGTACTAATTAAAACTTAAACGAAATAATCTTTCCAATAAAAACCAAAAGGGTCGCTTCGGCGTAAACTATAGCAAAGATTTGCAATTTTTCATTCCCAAGGATAGATATGCAAGATAAACTGCCAGCAAACGATCCACCAGAAACAAAAGTTCCAGACTCAGAGGTTAACGTAACACAACCAGTAGCCCCTGCTGCCAAACCGCCTGTGGAACCTGTGGAACCCTCTACGGAACTGCCAACAGTAGAGGTTAAGGTGCCAGAACAGGAACCGTTGCCGACCGAAGTGCCAAATGAAACCTCTACCCAACAATGGCGGCAGGTTGCGGACAGAATATCGGGTTTTATAGATAGTCCGCCAAGTTACCTAACCGAGTTTTTTGACAAATACAAGCAACCCTTAATCAGCGTTAGTTTAATTCTGTTAGTTTTTATCAGTATCAAACTGCTGTCGGGTTTGTTGGATGCTATCAATGAAATTCCTTTGATAGCGCCAACTTTTGAGCTAATTGGCTTGGGATATGCAGGTTGGTTCGTTTATCGCTATTTACTCGGCGCTAAGAACCGCGAAGAATTATCCGAGCTAGTTAAGGCTGTTAGAGAGTACATTTTCGGCAAAGAAAACGTAAAATAGCTAACAGATGAAATTGGCTATCGTTAGCTAAATTTAGGGTGGGTTGGATAGCATTTAACGCTTCAAAATCCGCCCTATCCAAATAATTATTTAGGTTGCTTTTTTTACCTTAACTCAACTTACGTCTGTTACTACTAAACCTTGCCAGCAAGGGTGGGCATTGCCCACCCTACAATTACTATCAGCAAGCAGCAGCTGTTTTA
It contains:
- a CDS encoding OmpA family protein — protein: MYGHTDSKGDDAYNEKLSQLRAAAVKYYLINVFKVQPNRLQTKGFGKIKPIAPNNNPDGSDNPTGREKNRRVEVLIKT
- a CDS encoding CAAD domain-containing protein, whose protein sequence is MQDKLPANDPPETKVPDSEVNVTQPVAPAAKPPVEPVEPSTELPTVEVKVPEQEPLPTEVPNETSTQQWRQVADRISGFIDSPPSYLTEFFDKYKQPLISVSLILLVFISIKLLSGLLDAINEIPLIAPTFELIGLGYAGWFVYRYLLGAKNREELSELVKAVREYIFGKENVK